In Polypterus senegalus isolate Bchr_013 chromosome 12, ASM1683550v1, whole genome shotgun sequence, the following are encoded in one genomic region:
- the rbm15b gene encoding putative RNA-binding protein 15B: MKRQGERDSSPGRATAKRIRERDRDRESSRKEDGAAAASLTSESRNYHKHQARSRSREREKSNSSSRTREEAHHRAHHHDVAVNSRQPLRTTGTVPKSKTAPDLGSSGGRASSSSNSSSVEYKTLLISNLGSQLSDEDVEDGLFHEFKKFGDVSVKLSHTPELGRVAYVNFRHPDDAKEARHAKGRLVLYDRPLKVEPVYPRRRSCTPPDVSYVPLHASFPYRQRSLSPGSSNLREQRPRHYTLEALGLRDRERALEYVGLFDDGGRSYSFQMPEEDLLPEDDQRATSNLFIGNLDHNVTESELRRAFDKYGLIEEVVIKRPARAQGGAYAFLKFHNLDMAHRAKVAMSGRVIGRNVVKIGYGKANPTTRLWVGGLGPNTSLAALAREFDRFGSIKTIDYGKGDSFAYIQYESLAASQTACAQMRGFPLGGPNRRLRVDFANEVGARTYPQQYQPPGPLPVHYDLLADGYRGLERELRARDRTPPHSVYPDRERGFPEGGWTSHSKSLDRRNNVDGIGRGLVRSRSKERWTGDRENERTAAKPWEDRRKRRSLSNERAYEDRGRPKTRGSSPERSPDRVRKDGRFTDIVTDTRDNNSATPDGRPCTAEDKTHSGVLDSPSAKKKDADQNHRNAESEEAKADDGKTESKKPNTLLEYAQTLQLVWHGVLVLKNSCFPTDMHLLEGGSAVVNSLLKDSVAGGKITQFKIAQRLRLDQPKLDEVSRRIKQGSPDGYAVLLAVQAPQGKEAAPPEPGLHQRLLRNLVSYLKQKQSAGVISLPLGGAKDKEFTGMLYAFPPCDFTQHYLQGALRTLGKLEEEHLVVVIVRDSP; the protein is encoded by the coding sequence ATGAAACGGCAGGGTGAGAGAGACTCCAGTCCGGGAAGAGCTACGGCCAAAAGAATTCGTGAGAGGGACCGGGATCGAGAAAGCAGCCGAAAAGAGGATGGCGCAGCTGCAGCCTCACTAACATCGGAAAGTAGGAATTACCACAAACACCAGGCCCGTAGCCGGAGCAGAGAGAGGGAGAAGTCCAACAGTAGCAGCCGGACACGAGAGGAGGCCCACCACCGAGCGCACCACCACGATGTTGCCGTTAACAGCCGCCAGCCGCTTAGGACTACAGGTACCGTTCCAAAAAGTAAGACGGCGCCCGATCTTGGGAGCAGCGGAGGCCgggcaagcagcagcagcaacagcagcagcgtGGAGTACAAGACTCTGCTCATCAGCAATCTGGGCTCTCAGCTTTCAGACGAGGATGTGGAAGATGGGCTGTTCCACGAGTTTAAAAAGTTTGGAGATGTCAGTGTCAAGTTATCCCACACCCCTGAGCTCGGTAGAGTGGCTTATGTAAATTTCAGGCACCCCGACGACGCCAAGGAGGCAAGGCACGCCAAAGGCAGGTTAGTTTTATACGATCGCCCTCTTAAAGTTGAACCTGTATATCCCAGGAGGCGCAGCTGCACTCCACCCGATGTCAGCTATGTTCCGCTTCACGCCAGCTTCCCCTACAGACAAAGGTCCTTATCACCGGGATCCAGCAATTTGAGAGAGCAGAGGCCCCGGCATTACACACTTGAGGCCTTAGGACTAAGAGACAGAGAGCGAGCTTTGGAGTATGTTGGTCTTTTTGATGATGGGGGGAGGTCTTACTCTTTCCAGATGCCAGAAGAGGATTTATTGCCAGAGGATGACCAGAGAGCGACCAGCAATTTATTTATTGGCAACCTGGATCACAATGTGACAGAGTCAGAGCTTAGAAGGGCTTTTGATAAATATGGATTGATTGAAGAGGTGGTAATCAAACGCCCTGCCCGGGCACAAGGAGGTGCTTATGCTTTTCTTAAATTTCATAATTTGGATATGGCTCACAGAGCCAAAGTTGCCATGTCTGGTCGCGTAATTGGCCGCAACGTTGTGAAAATCGGCTATGGCAAAGCCAATCCCACAACCCGGCTTTGGGTTGGGGGTCTGGGACCAAATACCTCATTAGCGGCTTTGGCACGTGAATTTGACCGCTTTGGCAGCATCAAGACCATTGATTATGGCAAAGGAGATAGCTTTGCATACATCCAGTATGAAAGCTTGGCTGCATCCCAGACAGCTTGTGCTCAGATGCGTGGCTTCCCTCTTGGGGGACCTAACAGAAGACTACGGGTTGATTTTGCCAATGAAGTAGGTGCACGCACCTATCCACAGCAATACCAGCCTCCAGGTCCTTTGCCTGTTCATTATGATTTACTTGCAGATGGCTACCGTGGTTTGGAGCGAGAGTTGCGTGCAAGAGATAGGACGCCACCTCATTCCGTTTACCCAGACAGAGAAAGGGGGTTCCCTGAGGGCGGCTGGACAAGTCACTCAAAAAGTTTAGACCGCAGGAATAATGTGGATGGTATTGGACGAGGTTTGGTTCGCAGTCGAAGCAAAGAGCGGTGGACAGGTGATAGAGAAAATGAGAGGACTGCTGCTAAACCTTGGGAGGACCGCCGAAAGCGCAGGAGCCTCTCAAATGAACGGGCATATGAAGACCGTGGTCGACCTAAAACACGGGGCTCGTCCCCAGAACGCAGTCCAGATAGAGTTCGGAAGGATGGCCGGTTTACGGACATTGTTACTGATACCCGTGACAACAACAGTGCAACTCCTGATGGTCGTCCTTGTACAGCAGAGGACAAAACACATAGTGGTGTACTTGACTCTCCATCAGCAAAGAAAAAGGATGCCGATCAGAACCATAGAAATGCAGAGTCTGAAGAGGCAAAAGCAGACGATGGGAAAACAGAGTCCAAAAAGCCAAACACATTATTAGAATATGCCCAGACTTTGCAGCTGGTTTGGCATGGGGTCTTGGTACTAAAGAACAGCTGTTTTCCTACAGATATGCACCTTCTGGAAGGTGGGTCTGCAGTTGTCAATAGTTTATTAAAGGATTCTGTGGCTGGTGGTAAAATTACACAGTTTAAAATTGCCCAGCGCTTGCGTCTTGACCAACCTAAGTTGGATGAAGTCAGCCGGCGGATTAAACAAGGAAGCCCAGATGGGTATGCAGTTCTTCTTGCAGTTCAAGCTCCTCAGGGAAAAGAAGCAGCACCACCTGAACCAGGGCTTCACCAGAGGCTTCTAAGAAACTTGGTCTCATACTTGAAGCAGAAGCAATCAGCTGGTGTAATTAGCTTGCCATTAGGCGGTGCAAAGGACAAAGAGTTTACTGGGATGCTGTATGCATTTCCTCCTTGTGACTTCACCCAGCACTATCTTCAGGGGGCTCTTAGGACTTTGGGCAAGTTGGAAGAGGAGCATCTTGTGGTGGTGATAGTCAGAGACTCACCTTGA